AATCTCCATTTACTTTTCTTCTCGCCGAGAAATCTCTGCGAAGCTCAATTGGGCTGTATTGCTGCTTAAGTCTTTGTCAATTTCTTTGTCTTGAAAAATGCTGAAAATTTCCTTTTCAAAATTCTAAACTTTAACGTGGTTCTCAAAAAAACTATCGCAGTAGAAATTCTTTGTGGTTACTTTGCGTGATTTTGCGCTTGTGTCGCAACAGCCTGTAACAGCGGCTTCACGCAATTGCTACTCACTTTGTAAAATGAATTTCTTTTTTCCATAACTTCGTTCTGTCTCGCCGAGAATACTCAGTTCCAAATGCCGCAACTGACGTGAAGCCGCCGGACGTTGTGCGCAAGCTTTCGTCACAATCGCGAATGAATACCGTGAAAATCTTGCGAATGAATTTAGATTATCGACATAATAAAAATGGAGGCTGTACTTATTTTAATTTTTATAATTGGCGTATACATACTTAAACAATATGCTTTTGAAAAAGCCAGACAAGAACGCCAGGATTACTACAGAAATGATTATTTGAAATCTGAAGCTTGGCAACGTAAACGCTATGTCGCAATGAAACGAGATAATTGGCAATGTGTTTATTGTGGTGCACGCGCAACAGAAGTTCATCATAAAAGATACGCAAAAAACATTGGTAGAGAACCTATTCATTGGCTAGTCTCAATTTGTAAATCTTGCCACGAAAATCAACATAATTAAATTATTAAGCCTTCGCACAACAGCGGTTTCACGCAATTGCTGCTCGCCTTGTAAAATGAAACATCTTTTTCCATAACTTCGTTCTGTCCAGCCGAGAGTACTCAGTTCCAAATGCCGCAACTGGCGTGAAGCCGCCGGACGTTATATGCCATTTCTGAAGAACGTACTGAAACCAAATAACGAATCATATGAAAATAAAATTATTTTGGATCACTATAATCAAAATTCTTGGACTTCTGCTGTTTTTTGAGTTTCTCGAAATTCTTTCACAATTAATTACTTCTTTGATTTATGTTTTCGTCCCAGACATGGAACAAAATATAGTTTGGGCAAGTTCATTGGTTTCTATTTTTATAATTCTATTATATCTTATGATAATCTATCTGTTAGTTTTCAAATCATCATGGATTGTCGACAAACTAAAATTAGTTCGAGATTCTGAAATTGAAATAATCAATATTGGTCTAAAAATTTCTTCAATTCTTGTAATAGCTATTATAATTGTTGGAGGAGTTATTTTTATCAATAGTTTCGCACTTTTATCTAAAAATTTATATGATTATTTTCAGCAACAAAAAGCAAATAATTATAGCCCCACAATAGGTTGGATAATATTCAATTCTATTAAAACTTTACTAGGATATTTGTTAATGACAAACAGTAAAATCGTGGCTAACTATATTGGTAAGCAAAGTCAAATTAATAGAAACGGCATATAACAGCGGCTTCACGCAATTGCTGCTTCCATTGTAAAATGAACTTCTTTTTTCCATAACTTCGTTCTGTCCAGC
The nucleotide sequence above comes from Flavobacterium magnum. Encoded proteins:
- a CDS encoding HNH endonuclease, with the translated sequence MEAVLILIFIIGVYILKQYAFEKARQERQDYYRNDYLKSEAWQRKRYVAMKRDNWQCVYCGARATEVHHKRYAKNIGREPIHWLVSICKSCHENQHN